CAACGACGTATCGGTTTACCTTGGAGTGACTTATTAGTTAAACGGACTTTGATCGCTGTCGGAGGGACTATTTTAACGGCTAAATTAGCTCTAAAGTATGGGTTAGCTTGTAATACAGCAGGGGGAACTCATCACGCTTTTCCTAGTTATGGTTCAGGGTTTTGTATTTTTAATGATTTAGCGATCGCTGCTCGTTTTTTACAACAGTTAAATTTAGTTAAAAAAGTGTTAATTGTGGATCTTGATGTGCATCAAGGAGATGGTACTGCTTACATTTTTCAAGATGATCCCACTGTGTTTACTTTTTCCATGCACTGTGATATAAATTTTCCAGCAATTAAACAAAAAAGTGATTTAGATATTCCTTTACCTGAAGGTTTAGACGATGAAAGTTATTTACAAATTTTAGCTCAAAATTTACCTGATGTATTATCTCAATTTAAACCAGATTTAGTATTATATGATGCAGGAGTTGATACTCATGTCAAGGATAAGTTAGGAAAATTGTCTTTAACTGATAGAGGTTTATATCGTCGAGAAATGCAGGTCTTAAGTGTTTGTCTTGCTGCTGGTTATCCCGTTGCTAGTGTCATAGGTGGAGGTTATACTAAAGATATCAATAGCCTAGTTTATCGTCATTCTTTATTACATCGAGCAGCTAAAGAAGTTTCCCTGTTGCTTTCGTAGGTTGGGTTGAGGAACGAAACCCAACTCTATATCCTCCTATCATAACTTATTGCTATATTAATAATTTAACTTTAGATAAGATTTTTTTTGTTTCTCTAAAATCTTATTTATTAAACTGAATCAAAGAAAAAAAGCTAACTAATATCAGTTAGCTTACCCTAGCACAAATATTGGAAGACAAAGACTAATGAGGATCTTCTGAACTCTGAAAATAGCCCCTATTAAAACTTTCTGAAACAGATACAAATGGTTGAGATTGTAAATTTTCTTTGTGAATAATTTTATTAAGACCTTGTCGTACTAATGAAGTTAAATTATGCCAACAAAGATCCTCATTTTCATTAATTAATTGATAATCTTTGAGTAATTTTTCTAATCTTTTTAAAGCATTATTAGCAATTTGATACTGAGTATTTTCTTCTGAAATCAACGGAGTTGATTTTCTTAATGGATCTCGTTCAATTGCTGCTATAGCACGACGTACAGCAGATTTAATTTGTTCTTGATATCTCTTTTTTCCTAATCTTTTTTGCTGTTCTTCTCCTATTTTACTAGAGGCATAAAGAGCAGGCAAACGATTAAGAGCATGAGTTTCTATCTCAATAGTATTAAAGTAAGCTTTCAACGCTTTAGGATAACATTTGAGTTGTTTCTCAATCTCCTCCTTAACGAGAATTTCCATGATATTAACATGGATTCTTGCACAATTGTCTAGATACTGTTTC
The genomic region above belongs to Aphanothece sacrum FPU1 and contains:
- a CDS encoding histone deacetylase family protein, translating into MNLPIVYHPQYVVPLPDGHRFPMSKFRLLYELLLADEIIKPENVYTPEFPLQQVLELIHTSDYITAYCQGTLDAKAQRRIGLPWSDLLVKRTLIAVGGTILTAKLALKYGLACNTAGGTHHAFPSYGSGFCIFNDLAIAARFLQQLNLVKKVLIVDLDVHQGDGTAYIFQDDPTVFTFSMHCDINFPAIKQKSDLDIPLPEGLDDESYLQILAQNLPDVLSQFKPDLVLYDAGVDTHVKDKLGKLSLTDRGLYRREMQVLSVCLAAGYPVASVIGGGYTKDINSLVYRHSLLHRAAKEVSLLLS
- a CDS encoding late competence development ComFB family protein; the encoded protein is MKQYLDNCARIHVNIMEILVKEEIEKQLKCYPKALKAYFNTIEIETHALNRLPALYASSKIGEEQQKRLGKKRYQEQIKSAVRRAIAAIERDPLRKSTPLISEENTQYQIANNALKRLEKLLKDYQLINENEDLCWHNLTSLVRQGLNKIIHKENLQSQPFVSVSESFNRGYFQSSEDPH